The following coding sequences lie in one Porphyromonas asaccharolytica DSM 20707 genomic window:
- the rplJ gene encoding 50S ribosomal protein L10: protein MKKETKSTVIEQLHSYIESYPNFYLTNIEALNAEKTSELRRLCNKSGVKLVVVKNTLMRRALSEIDSVDYAELYESLKGNTAVMFSEVANAPAKAIKAFRSDNKELGRPDLKAAYVQEGFYIGADQLETLVNIKSREELIADIVAMLEGPIQGVLGQLDSAAGTIHGVLDTLAERQ from the coding sequence ATGAAAAAGGAAACGAAGTCAACTGTCATCGAGCAGTTACACTCTTATATAGAGAGCTACCCCAACTTCTACTTGACTAATATCGAGGCGCTCAATGCTGAGAAGACGAGCGAGCTACGCCGTCTTTGCAACAAAAGTGGCGTCAAGCTGGTCGTAGTCAAGAACACACTGATGCGTCGTGCACTCAGCGAAATCGACTCTGTCGATTACGCAGAGCTCTACGAGTCTCTCAAGGGTAACACGGCCGTCATGTTTTCAGAGGTTGCTAATGCTCCTGCTAAAGCGATCAAAGCTTTCCGCTCTGACAATAAGGAACTCGGACGTCCCGACCTAAAGGCTGCGTACGTTCAGGAGGGCTTTTACATCGGAGCTGACCAACTCGAGACTCTGGTCAACATTAAGAGTCGCGAGGAGCTCATTGCTGACATTGTAGCTATGCTGGAGGGCCCAATCCAGGGCGTACTCGGGCAGCTTGATTCAGCAGCTGGCACTATCCATGGGGTCTTAGATACCCTAGCCGAGAGGCAATAA
- the rplL gene encoding 50S ribosomal protein L7/L12, with the protein MADIKAIAETLVNLTVKEVSELKELLKEEYGIEPAAAAVAVAGPAAGAAAEAEEKTSFDVVLKSFGAAKLAVVKAVKEHAGLGLKEAKELVDGAPTNVKEGVDKATAEALKAALEEAGAEVELK; encoded by the coding sequence ATGGCAGATATAAAGGCTATTGCAGAGACTCTTGTTAATCTCACAGTAAAAGAAGTAAGCGAGCTCAAGGAGCTCCTCAAGGAGGAGTACGGTATCGAGCCAGCAGCTGCAGCTGTCGCTGTCGCTGGACCTGCAGCTGGTGCTGCAGCAGAGGCTGAGGAGAAGACCTCTTTCGACGTTGTACTCAAGAGCTTTGGTGCTGCTAAGCTTGCAGTTGTTAAGGCTGTTAAGGAGCATGCAGGTCTTGGTCTCAAGGAGGCTAAGGAGCTAGTCGACGGTGCGCCTACGAACGTTAAGGAGGGTGTTGACAAGGCTACAGCTGAGGCTCTCAAGGCTGCACTTGAGGAGGCTGGTGCTGAGGTTGAACTAAAGTAA